AAGTTGGATATTTTCCACTATACTTATGGCGTATTACACAACCCTGCATACCGCAAAAAATACGAACTAAATTTAAAACGAGAATTTCCTCGCCTACCGTTTTACAAAGATTTTTTCAAGTGGGTAAACTGGGGCAAACGGCTTATGGATTTGCACATAAAATACGAAACTGTTGAGTCATACGATTTAAAAATAATCGAAGAAGAAAAACAAAAAGAAAAGCCCAAAGCAAAATTAAGACGCAACAAAGAAACCAACGAAATAATATTAGACGAAAACACAAGCATTTTAAACATTCCGGATATTGCATTCGATTATAAGCTCGGCAATCGCAGCGCAATAGATTGGATTCTTGACCAATACAAAGAAAAAAAGCCAAGAGACAAAACCATTGCCGAAAAATTTAATACTTACAAATTTGCTGACTACAAAGAAACCGTAATTGATTTAATCAGGCGAGTTACAACAGTTTCTGTAAAGACAATGAAAATTGTAAACCAAATGGAAATAGAAGAACCTCACGATAATAAAAATTTAACAAAATGAAAAACTCAAAACTAATTTTACAAATTGTAATTTTTGTATTTTTATTAAATACAAACCTTAAAGCCCAGCCCTGCAAAGAAGTAATTGGCTACTATCCAAACTGGCAGTGGTACGATCGTGCAAATCTTGTAGAGCCCTCAGCTATTGATTATTCAAAATATTCGATACTAAATTATGCATTTTTTAATGCAAATCTGAATGGATCAATTTCTGAAACTGATTCATGGGCAGACGAAAATTTATTGTTCGGGCAGCATGATTGGGTAAATGGCGGATACCTTCCGAACA
The sequence above is drawn from the Bacteroidota bacterium genome and encodes:
- a CDS encoding DNA methyltransferase, with protein sequence KLDIFHYTYGVLHNPAYRKKYELNLKREFPRLPFYKDFFKWVNWGKRLMDLHIKYETVESYDLKIIEEEKQKEKPKAKLRRNKETNEIILDENTSILNIPDIAFDYKLGNRSAIDWILDQYKEKKPRDKTIAEKFNTYKFADYKETVIDLIRRVTTVSVKTMKIVNQMEIEEPHDNKNLTK